A region from the Dinoroseobacter shibae DFL 12 = DSM 16493 genome encodes:
- a CDS encoding OmpA family protein, with translation MKRLLIRLILAPAVLVWGAIAQAQDLGTVLFDFDSASLDAEAATQVRAIAEALEATPSYKPTIVVGYTDAVGSTGYNLALGQRRAQTVADALTAQGVPVSRIGSIASRGESDLVVAVATAERRNRRVNVALDDMLSACRSYRDIDLNPAGFADAFQVDLQSRLAEAVNAYSRFTGDGQNGPAFQMAGAAKYDCGIAAGLGPNEDRKLEYGKKCFCNSARLRVALGGAR, from the coding sequence ATGAAACGCCTCTTGATCCGCCTGATCCTTGCGCCCGCGGTCCTCGTCTGGGGGGCGATCGCCCAGGCGCAGGATCTCGGAACCGTCCTCTTCGATTTCGACAGTGCCAGCCTCGATGCCGAGGCCGCGACCCAGGTTCGGGCCATCGCCGAGGCGCTGGAGGCGACACCGAGCTACAAACCGACCATCGTGGTGGGCTACACCGATGCCGTGGGCAGCACCGGCTACAACCTCGCCCTGGGCCAGCGCCGGGCGCAGACGGTCGCCGATGCCCTGACTGCGCAGGGCGTACCCGTCAGCCGGATCGGCAGCATCGCAAGTCGCGGCGAGTCGGACCTCGTCGTCGCCGTGGCCACCGCCGAACGCCGCAACCGTCGGGTGAACGTGGCGCTCGACGACATGCTCTCGGCCTGCCGCAGCTACCGCGATATCGACCTCAACCCCGCAGGCTTCGCGGACGCGTTCCAGGTCGACCTGCAATCGCGCCTGGCCGAGGCGGTCAACGCCTACAGCCGCTTCACCGGCGATGGCCAGAACGGTCCCGCGTTCCAGATGGCCGGGGCGGCCAAGTACGATTGCGGCATCGCTGCGGGGCTTGGGCCGAACGAGGATCGCAAACTCGAATACGGCAAAAAGTGCTTTTGCAATTCCGCGCGCCTCCGCGTGGCCCTTGGCGGCGCGCGCTAG
- a CDS encoding TolC family protein, producing MFRLDTAEAEAFFQEVVGIDARNLGQVPGLGGTIPASLEGALGVARRTNPTILFLQADVGGAEALARKAAANRYPSLDPEAFARRGEDLDGFEGSVEDYGVGLFLRYEFQGSQNRALRQEQVRRVNEARSTLLAQVRLVEREVRQSWANRDAAARRVQLLNRQVSLSRDVLDSYEQEFQVGSRSLLDILNTQISLFEAQINLANLKSLQTYINYRILASMGVLLPTLGIEPPTDAAAYARAQRGAPDVGAAPSAEAVDSKSFAEWRKSLKQ from the coding sequence GTGTTCCGGCTCGACACCGCGGAGGCCGAGGCATTTTTCCAGGAGGTCGTCGGCATCGATGCACGGAACCTCGGGCAGGTTCCGGGCCTTGGCGGCACGATCCCTGCGTCGCTGGAGGGCGCGTTGGGTGTCGCACGGCGGACAAACCCGACCATCCTGTTTCTACAGGCGGATGTGGGCGGGGCCGAGGCGCTGGCGCGCAAGGCGGCGGCCAACCGGTACCCGTCGCTCGACCCGGAGGCCTTCGCCCGCCGGGGCGAGGACCTGGACGGCTTCGAGGGGTCGGTCGAGGATTACGGTGTAGGCTTGTTCCTACGCTACGAGTTCCAGGGCTCGCAAAACCGGGCGCTGCGCCAGGAGCAGGTGCGCCGGGTGAACGAGGCACGCTCCACCCTGCTTGCCCAGGTGCGGCTGGTGGAGCGCGAGGTGCGGCAGAGCTGGGCGAACCGCGATGCGGCCGCGCGGCGGGTGCAGTTGCTGAATCGGCAGGTGAGCCTGTCGCGAGATGTGCTGGACTCTTACGAGCAGGAATTTCAGGTCGGGTCACGGTCCCTGCTGGACATTCTGAACACCCAGATTTCGCTTTTCGAGGCGCAGATCAACCTGGCGAACCTGAAATCGCTGCAGACCTATATCAACTATCGCATTCTGGCGTCGATGGGCGTCTTGCTGCCGACGCTGGGGATCGAGCCGCCGACCGATGCCGCCGCCTACGCTCGCGCGCAGCGTGGCGCGCCGGATGTGGGCGCGGCGCCGTCCGCCGAGGCGGTGGATTCCAAGAGCTTCGCCGAGTGGCGCAAGAGCCTCAAGCAGTGA